A region of Campylobacter concisus DNA encodes the following proteins:
- the ilvC gene encoding ketol-acid reductoisomerase has translation MAINVYYDKDCDLSLIQSKKVAIIGFGSQGHAHAENLRDNGVSVVIGLSKGGKSWAKAEAKGFEVKTVSEATKGADVVMILTPDELQAEIYKNEIEPNLKDHAAIAFGHGFNVHFGQIKAPANIDVIMIAPKAPGHTVRSEFVRGGGIPDLIAVEQNASGKAKEIALSYACGIGGGRTGIIETTFKDETETDLFGEQAVLCGGLCALVNAGFDTLVEAGYEPEMAYFECLHELKLIVDLMYQGGMADMRYSISNTAEYGDYVSGVRVVGEESRKAMKEVLKEIQNGKFAKDFILERKAGYVRMNAERGIAERSLLNQTGKKLRAMMPWITNGKLIDQNKN, from the coding sequence ATGGCTATAAATGTTTATTATGATAAAGACTGCGATTTAAGCCTTATTCAAAGTAAAAAAGTAGCAATCATCGGCTTTGGCTCACAAGGTCATGCACATGCTGAAAATTTAAGAGATAACGGTGTAAGCGTTGTGATTGGCCTTTCAAAAGGTGGCAAAAGCTGGGCAAAAGCTGAAGCAAAAGGCTTTGAGGTAAAAACCGTAAGCGAAGCTACAAAGGGCGCTGATGTGGTTATGATTTTAACTCCAGATGAGCTTCAAGCTGAAATTTATAAAAATGAGATCGAGCCAAATTTAAAAGATCATGCTGCTATCGCATTTGGACATGGATTTAACGTTCATTTTGGCCAGATAAAAGCTCCAGCAAATATAGATGTCATTATGATCGCTCCAAAAGCTCCAGGACATACAGTCAGAAGCGAATTCGTAAGAGGCGGAGGTATACCTGATCTTATCGCTGTTGAGCAAAATGCAAGTGGAAAGGCAAAAGAGATCGCTCTAAGCTATGCTTGCGGTATAGGCGGCGGCAGAACCGGCATCATTGAGACAACATTTAAAGATGAAACTGAAACAGATTTGTTTGGTGAACAAGCAGTACTTTGTGGTGGTCTTTGCGCGCTAGTAAATGCTGGTTTTGATACGCTTGTAGAGGCTGGATATGAGCCTGAGATGGCCTATTTTGAATGCTTGCACGAGCTAAAACTAATCGTTGATCTAATGTATCAAGGTGGCATGGCTGATATGCGCTACTCTATCTCAAACACAGCTGAATACGGCGACTACGTAAGCGGCGTAAGAGTAGTTGGCGAAGAGAGCAGAAAAGCTATGAAGGAAGTTTTAAAAGAAATTCAAAATGGCAAATTTGCAAAAGACTTCATACTTGAGAGAAAAGCGGGTTACGTTAGAATGAACGCTGAACGCGGTATAGCTGAGAGAAGCTTGCTAAATCAAACTGGCAAAAAACTTCGCGCGATGATGCCTTGGATAACTAACGGCAAACTTATAGATCAAAATAAAAACTAA
- a CDS encoding HDOD domain-containing protein, with protein MNESVFKKIKALPPLDDTVIQIQRLHADENSSISDLTKVVEKDPMLTANILRSANSPLYGFSQEITTIARAISLFGMATIRGFALSSTIKKSFSINLEPYGITTQDFLNISIIQNALMYNWHSKVNPKSLEILSPASFMLEIGKIVLAHELAENKQDVEFREKLKNISSPIDLALFETEILDMSNEEVTAKIFEQWNLETELSSSILYSNNPEEAPDHIKDYAKALKVIKTAVNIFNQLDDISIQNTLPLLDEYGFGHDTFLMAVAKVKDNL; from the coding sequence ATGAATGAATCAGTTTTTAAAAAAATCAAAGCACTTCCACCATTAGATGACACAGTTATACAAATTCAACGCTTACATGCGGACGAAAATAGCTCAATAAGTGATCTTACAAAAGTGGTCGAAAAGGATCCGATGCTAACAGCAAATATCTTGCGTTCAGCAAACTCTCCACTTTATGGGTTTTCTCAAGAGATCACAACCATCGCAAGAGCTATTTCTCTTTTTGGTATGGCTACTATTCGAGGTTTTGCGCTTTCAAGTACGATTAAAAAGAGCTTTTCTATAAATTTAGAGCCTTATGGCATTACTACACAAGATTTTTTAAATATCTCGATAATACAAAATGCACTGATGTACAATTGGCATTCTAAAGTTAATCCTAAAAGCTTGGAAATTCTCTCTCCAGCTTCATTTATGCTTGAGATTGGCAAGATAGTTCTTGCTCATGAATTAGCCGAAAATAAACAAGACGTCGAATTTAGAGAAAAACTTAAAAATATATCTAGTCCAATCGATCTTGCCCTATTTGAAACAGAAATTTTAGATATGTCAAATGAAGAAGTTACAGCTAAAATTTTTGAACAATGGAACCTTGAGACGGAGCTTAGTAGCTCAATACTCTATTCAAATAATCCAGAAGAGGCACCAGATCATATAAAAGACTATGCAAAAGCCCTAAAGGTGATAAAAACAGCTGTAAATATCTTTAATCAACTTGATGATATAAGCATACAAAATACCCTACCTCTTCTTGACGAATACGGCTTTGGACATGATACGTTTTTAATGGCTGTCGCTAAAGTCAAAGATAATTTGTGA
- a CDS encoding RNB domain-containing ribonuclease: MKEFLTSLLVGIKEKEVSNEDKEILRNLLNLGAVSSHKDKFYLNNGYVCGKLDISQNATGFIMPFDKRFKQDIIVENKNLNNSHLGDIVLAKLLPLKKKRQSAKIVMSLKLANETSVVYIKRFGAAILGVNLKTGLSTTLKATQKSLKMLPLGTLLKVNNLNNEIVEVLGNLEDPLSDEKISLAIYNKNDKFSEACELEAKAFGDEVDASMYPNRIDLRNLEFCTIDPVDAKDFDDAIYFDEKKREIYVAIADVSEYVTAYSAIDSEAKKRGFSIYFPHISVPMLPRALSENICSLKPNVPRLAFCFKISLDANNEVKKEELFETIILSKRRFNYDEIDEILEGKRECEISWIKPLFKLTTKLRKKRLLHAFDFRTKELRMSLDDNGQILQTRFESDSDSHRLVEDCMLLANKAAAKLITKGVFRNHASPDFKKIDTLLEDLQLLGLDFTYESDLANLIRKIQIKADELGNREEIDKLIIKSQKKAEYSSENLGHFGLGFDRYTHFTSPIRRYSDLILHRLLKAKISKDDKLYNFLLLNIQSTCANLSELEREADKVAYDFMDRKFARWAATNIGKEVRCYVSENQNVLVAKLDDHFVGARIFITGYSANLLQKLVVKITEADIASAKIFAKVVRKIDV, from the coding sequence GTGAAAGAATTTCTAACCTCACTACTAGTTGGCATCAAGGAAAAAGAAGTTTCAAACGAAGATAAAGAGATTTTACGAAATCTCTTAAATCTTGGTGCCGTAAGCTCCCATAAAGATAAATTTTACCTAAACAATGGCTACGTCTGCGGCAAGCTAGACATCAGTCAAAATGCAACTGGCTTTATCATGCCATTTGACAAACGCTTCAAGCAAGATATCATCGTAGAAAATAAAAATTTAAACAACTCTCACCTTGGCGATATCGTGTTAGCAAAGCTTTTGCCGCTTAAGAAAAAACGCCAAAGCGCTAAAATAGTAATGAGCCTAAAGCTTGCCAATGAGACAAGCGTGGTCTATATAAAACGCTTTGGAGCAGCCATTTTAGGTGTAAATTTAAAAACTGGACTAAGCACTACCTTAAAAGCGACGCAAAAAAGCCTAAAGATGCTCCCACTTGGGACGCTACTTAAGGTAAACAACCTAAATAACGAAATAGTCGAGGTTTTAGGAAATTTAGAAGATCCTCTGAGTGATGAGAAAATTTCGCTTGCTATTTATAATAAAAACGATAAATTTAGCGAGGCTTGCGAGCTTGAAGCAAAGGCTTTTGGCGACGAAGTCGATGCTAGTATGTATCCAAACAGAATTGATCTAAGAAATCTAGAGTTTTGCACGATCGATCCGGTTGACGCCAAAGACTTTGATGACGCCATATATTTTGATGAGAAAAAGCGCGAAATTTACGTTGCTATTGCCGATGTGAGCGAGTACGTGACTGCATATAGTGCCATTGATAGCGAGGCTAAAAAAAGAGGCTTTTCTATCTACTTTCCACACATTTCAGTGCCGATGCTGCCGCGCGCGCTTAGTGAAAATATCTGCTCGCTAAAGCCAAATGTACCGCGCCTTGCATTTTGTTTTAAAATTTCACTTGATGCGAATAATGAGGTAAAAAAAGAGGAGCTTTTTGAGACGATCATCCTTTCAAAAAGGCGCTTTAACTACGACGAGATCGATGAAATTTTAGAGGGCAAGAGAGAGTGTGAAATTTCATGGATCAAGCCACTTTTTAAACTCACCACAAAGCTTCGCAAAAAAAGACTTTTGCATGCATTTGACTTCAGGACAAAAGAGCTTAGAATGAGCCTTGATGACAATGGTCAAATTTTACAAACTAGATTTGAAAGTGACTCTGACTCACACAGGCTAGTCGAGGACTGCATGCTTTTAGCAAATAAAGCTGCCGCAAAGCTCATCACAAAGGGCGTTTTTAGAAACCACGCTTCGCCTGATTTTAAAAAGATAGATACCTTACTTGAAGATTTGCAACTTTTGGGGCTTGACTTTACCTACGAGAGTGACCTTGCAAATTTGATAAGAAAGATCCAAATAAAAGCCGATGAACTGGGCAACCGCGAAGAGATAGATAAACTCATCATCAAGTCTCAAAAAAAAGCTGAGTACTCAAGTGAAAATTTAGGCCACTTTGGGCTTGGATTTGATAGATACACACACTTTACAAGCCCTATTAGACGCTACTCTGACCTTATTTTACATAGGCTCTTAAAGGCTAAAATTTCAAAAGATGACAAGCTTTACAACTTTTTGCTTTTAAACATCCAAAGCACCTGCGCAAATTTAAGCGAGCTTGAAAGAGAGGCCGACAAGGTAGCCTACGACTTTATGGATAGGAAATTCGCACGCTGGGCAGCAACAAACATTGGCAAAGAGGTGCGTTGCTACGTGAGCGAAAACCAAAATGTCTTGGTTGCCAAGCTTGATGATCATTTTGTTGGAGCTAGGATTTTTATAACAGGATACAGCGCAAATTTACTTCAAAAGCTCGTTGTAAAGATCACAGAGGCTGATATCGCGAGCGCTAAAATTTTTGCAAAAGTGGTAAGAAAGATCGATGTATAG